The Betta splendens chromosome 2, fBetSpl5.4, whole genome shotgun sequence nucleotide sequence tgcttcagctgtggttgttgtggcctcaatTGGGGTTGTtgttgactcagttgtggtgggtgactcagttgtggtttcttcagctgtggtttttgtggcctcagtcgtggttgttgttgcctcagttgtggttgttgtgggtgactcagttgtggttgttgtgggtgactcagttgtggttgttgtggcctcagttgtggtcgttgtggtttcagctgttgttgttgttgcctcagctgtggttgttgttgcctcagttgtggttgttgtgggtgactcagttgtggttgttgtgggtgactcagttgtggttgttgtggccttaattgtggttgttgtgggtgactcagttgtggttgttgtgacctcagttgtggtcgttgtgggtgactcagttgtggttgttgtggcttcagctgtggttgttgcctcaattgtggttgttgtgggtgactcatttgtggttgttgtggcttcagttgtggttgttgtgggtgactcagttgtggttgttgttgcttcagctgtggttgttgtgacctcaATTGGGGTTGTtgttgactcagttgtggttgttgtgggtgactcagttgtcgttgttgtggcttcagttgtggttgttgtgggtgtctcagttgtggtttcttcagctgtggtttttgtggcctcagtcgtggttgttgttgcctcagttgtggttgttgtgggtgactcagttgtggttgttgtgggtgactcagttgtggttgttgtggcctcagttgtggtcgttgtggtttcagctgttgttgttgttgcctcagctgtggttgttgttgcctcagttgtggttgttgtgggtgactcagttgtggttgttgtggcttcagctgtcgttgttgcctcaattgtggttgttgtgggtgactcatttgtggttgttgttgcttcagctgtggttgttgttacCTCAGTTGGGGTTGTtgttgactcagttgtggttgttgtgggtgactcagttgtggttgttgtggcctcagttgtggtcgttgtggtttcagctgtttttgttgttgcctcagctgtggttgttgttgcctcaattgtggttgttgtgggtgactcagttgtcgtCGTTGTGGTttcagtcgtggttgttgtgggtgtctcAGTTTTGGTTTcgtcagctgtggtttttgtggcctcagtcgtggttgtcgttgcctcaattgtggttgttgtgggtgactcagttgtggttgcttcagctgtggtttttgtggcctcagtcgtggttgttgttgcctcagttgtggttgttgtgggtgactcagttgtggatgttgtggcttcagatgtcgttgttgcctcaattgtggttgttgtgggtgactcatttgtggttgttgtgacctcagttgtggtagttgtgggtgactcagttgtggtcgaTGTGGGTaactcagttgtggtcgttgtgggtgactcagtcgttgttgttgtggcctcagctgttgTGGTCTttgcctcaattgtggttgttgtgggtgactcagttgtggtttcttcagctgtggtttttgtggcctcagtcgtggttgttgttgcctcagttgtagttgttgtgggtgactcagttgtggttgttgtgacttCAGTTGTGGAAGTTGTGGGTGACTGAGTTGTGGTCGAtatgggtgactcagttgtggttgttgtggcttcagttgtggttgttgtgggtgactcagttgtggttgttgttgcttcagctgtggttgttgtggcctcaatTGGGGTTGTtgttgactcagttgtggttgttgtgggtgactcagttgtggtttcttcagctgtggtttttgtggcctcagtcgtggttgttgttgcctcagttgtggttgttgtgggtgactcagttgtggttgttgtgggtgactcagttgtggttgttgtggcctcagttgtggtcgttgtggtttcagctgttgttgttgttgcctcagctgtggttgttgttgcctcaattgtggttgttgtgggtgactcagttgtcgtcattgtggcttcagttgtggttgttgtgggtgtctcagttgtggtttcttcagctgtggtttttctggcctcagtcgtggttgttgttgcctcagttgtggttgttgtgggtgactcagttgtgtttgttgtggcttcagctgttgttgttgtggccttaattgtggttgttgtgggtgactcagttgtggttgttgtgacctcagttgtggtcgttgtgggtgactcagttgtggttgttgtggcttcagctgtcgttgttgcctcaattgtggttgttgtgggtgactcatttgtggttgttgtggcttcagttgtggttgttgtgggtgactcagttgtggttgttgttgcttcagctgtggttgttgtgacctcaATTGGGGTTGTtgttgactcagttgtggttgttgtgggtgacccAGTTGTCGTCGttgtggcttcagttgtggttgttgtgggtgtctcagttgtggtttcttcagctgtggtttttgtggcctcagtcgtggttgttgttgcctcagttgtggttgttgtgggtgactcagttgtggttgttgtgggtgactcagttgtggttgttgtggcctcagttgtggtcgttgtggtttcagctgttgttgttgttgcctcagctgtggttgttgttgcctcagttgtggttgttgtgggtgactcagttgtggttgttgtggcttcagctgtcgttgttgcctcaattgtggttgttgtgggtgactcatttgtggttgttgttgcttcagctgtggttgttgttacCTCAGTTGGGGTTGTtgttgactcagttgtggttgttgtgggtgactcagttgtggttgttgtggcctcagttgtggtcgttgtggtttcagctgtttttgttgttgcctcagctgtggttgttgttgcctcaattgtggttgttgtgggtgactcagttgtcgtCGTTGTGGTttcagtcgtggttgttgtgggtgtctcAGTTTTGGTTTcgtcagctgtggtttttgtggcctcagtcgtggttgtcgttgcctcaattgtggttgttgtgggtgactcagttgtggttgcttcagctgtggtttttgtggcctcagtcgtggttgttgttgcctcagttgtggttgttgtgggtgactcagttgtggatgttgtggcttcagatgtcgttgttgcctcaattgtggttgttgtgggtgactcatttgtggttgttgtgacctcagttgtggtagttgtgggtgactcagttgtggtcgaTGTGGGTaactcagttgtggtcgttgtgggtgactcagtcgttgttgttgtggcctcagctgttgTGGTCTttgcctcaattgtggttgttgtgggtgaatcagttgtggtcgttgcggcttcagttgtggttgttgtgggtgactcagttgtggtttcttcagctgtggtttttgtggcctcagtcgtggttgttgttgcctcagttgtagttgttgtgggtgactcagttgtggttgttgtgacttCAGTTGTGGAAGTTGTGGGTGACTGAGTTGTGGTCGAtatgggtgactcagttgtggttgttgtggcttcagttgtggttgttgtgggtgactcagttgtggttgttgttgcttcagctgtggttgttgtggcctcaatTGGGGTTGTtgttgactcagttgtggttgttgtgggtgactcagttgtggtttcttcagctgtggtttttgtggcctcagccgtggttgttgttgcctcagttgtggttgttgtgggtgactcagttgtggttgttgtgggtgactcagttgtggttgttgtggcctcagttgtggtcgttgtggtttcagctgttgttggtgttgcctcagctgtggttgttgttgcctcagttgtggttgttgtgcgtgactcagttgtggttgttgtggcttcagctgtcgttgttgcctcaattgtggttgttgtgggtgactcatttgtggttgttgttgcttcagctgtggttgttgttacCTCAGTTGGGGTTGTtgttgactcagttgtggttgttgtgggtgactcagttgtggttgttgtggcctcagttgtggtcgttgtggtttcagctgtttttgttgttgcctcagctgtggttgttgttgcctcaattgtggttgttgtgggtgactcagttgtcgtCGTTGTGGTttcagtcgtggttgttgtgggtgtctcAGTTTTGGTTTcgtcagctgtggtttttgtggcctcagtcgtggttgtcgttgcctcaattgtggttgttgtgggtgactcagttgtggttgcttcagctgtggtttttgtggcctcagtcgtggttgttgttgcctcagttgtggttgttgtgggtgactcagttgtggatgttgtggcttcagatgtcgttgttgcctcaattgtggttgttgtgggtgactcatttgtggttgttgtgacctcagttgtggtagttgtgggtgactcagttgtggtcgaTGTGGGTaactcagttgtggtcgttgtgggtgactcagtcgttgttgttgtggcctcagctgttgTGGTCTttgcctcaattgtggttgttgtgggtgactcagttgtggtcgttgcggcttcagttgtggttgttgtgggtgactcagttgtggtttcttcagctgtggtttttgtggcctcagtcgtggttgttgttgcctcagttgtagttgttgtgggtgactcagttgtggttgttgtgacttCAGTTGTGGAAGTTGTGGGTGACTGAGTTGTGGTCGAtatgggtgactcagttgtggttgttgtggcttcagttgtggttgttgtgggtgactcagttgtggttgttgttgcttcagctgtggttgttgtgacctcaATTGGGGTTGTtgttgactcagttgtggttgttgtgggtgactcagttgtcgtcgttgtggcttcagttgtggttgttgtgggtgtctcagttgtggtttcttcagctgtggtttttgtggcctcagtcgtggtttttgttgcctcagttgtggtttttgtgggtgactcagttgtggttgttgtgggtgactcagttgtggttgttgtggcctcagttgtggtcgttgtggtttcagctgttgttgttgttgcctcagctgtggttgttgttgcctcaattgtggttgttgtgggtgactcagttgtcgtcgttgtggcttcagttgtggttgttgtgggtgtctcagttgtggtttcttcacctgtggtttttgtggcctcagtcgtggttgttgttgcctcagttgtggttgttgtgggtgactcagttgtggttgttgtggcttcagctgttgttgttgtggccttaattgtggttgttgtgggtgactcagttgtggttgttgtgacctcagttgtgatcgttgtgggtgactcagttgtggttgttgtggcttcagctgtcgttgttgcctcaattgtggttgttgtgggtgtctcagttgtggtttcttcagctgtggtttttgtggcctcagtcgtggtttttgttgcctcagttgtggttgttgtgggtgactcagttgtggttgttgtgggtgactcagttgtggttgttgtggcctcagttgtggtcgttgtggtttcagctgttgttgttgttgcctcagctgtggttgttgttgcctcaattgtggttgttgtgggtgactcagttgtcgtcgttgtggcttcagttgtggttgttgtgggtgtctcagttgtggtttcttcacctgtggttgttgtggcctcagctgtggttgttgttgcctcagttgtggttgttgtgggtgactcagttgtggttgttgtggcttcagctgtggttgttgtggcttcaggtgtggttgttgtgggtgactcagttgtggttgttgtgacctcagttgtggttgttgtgggtgactcagttgtggttgttgtggcttcagctgtggttgttgcctcaattgtggttgttgtgggtgactcatttgtggttgttgttgcttcagctgtggttgttgttacCTCAGTTGGGGTTGTtgttgactcagttgtggttgttgtgggtgactcagttgtggttgttgtggcctcagttgtggtcgttgtggtttcagctgtttttgttgttgcctcagctgtggttgttgttgcctcaattgtggttgttgtgggtgactcagttgtcgtcgttgtggcttcagttgtggttgttgtgggtgtctcagttgtggtttcttcagctgtggtttttgtggcctcagtcgtggtttttgttgcctcagttgtggtttttgtgggtgactcagttgtggttgttgtgggtgactcagttgtggttgtttgtggcctcagttgtggtcgttgtggtttcagctgttgttgttgttgcctcagctgtggttgttgttgcctcaattgtggttgttgtgggtgactcagttgtcgtcgttgtggcttcagttgtggttgttgtgggtgtctcagttgtggtttcttcacctgtggtttttgtggcctcagtcgtggttgttgttgcctcagttgtggttgttgtgggtgactcagttgtggttgttgttgcttcagctgtggttgttgtgggtgactcagttgtggttgttgtgggtgactcagttgtggttgttgtggcctcagttgtggttgttgtggtttcagctgttgttgttgttgcctcagctgtggttgttgttgcctcaattgtggttgttgtgggtgactcagttgtcgtcgttgtggcttcagttgtggttgttgtgggtgtctcagttgtggtttcttcagctgtggtttttgtggcctcagtcgtggttgttgttgcctcagttgtggttgttgtgggtgactcagttgtggttgttgtgggtgactcagttgtggttgttgtggcctcagttgtggtcgttgtggtttcagctgttgttgttgttgcctcagctgtggttgttgttgcctcaattgtggttgttgtgggtgactcagttgtcgtcgttgtggcttcagttgtggttgttgtgggtgtctcagttgtggtttcttcacctgtggtttttgtggcctcagctgtggttgttgttgcctcagttgtggttgttgtgggtgactcagttgtggttgttgtggcttcagctgtggttgttgtggcttcaggtgtggttgttgtgggtgactcagttgtggttgttgtgacctcagttgtggttgttgtgggtgactcagttgtggttgttgtggcttcagctgtcgttgttgcctcaattgtggttgttgtgggtgtctcagttgtggtttcttcagctgtggtttttgtggcctcagtcgtggtttttgttgcctcagttgtggttgttgtgggtgactcagttgtggttgttgtgggtgactcagttgtggttgttgtggcctcagttgtggtcgttgtggtttcagctgttgttgttgttgcctcagctgtggttgttgttgcctcaattgtggttgttgtgggtgactcagttgtcgtcgttgtggcttcagttgtggttgttgtgggtgtctcAGTTGTGGTTTCTTCACCTGTGGTTCttgtggcctcagtcgtggttgttgttgcctcagttgtggttgttgtgggtgactcagttgtggttgttgtggcttcagctgtggttgttgtggccttaattgtggttgttttgggtgactcagttgtggttgttgtgacctcagttgtggttgctgtgggtgactcagttgtggttgttgttgcttcagctgtggttgttgttacCTCAGTTGGGGTTGTtgttgactcagttgtggttgttgtgggtgactcagttgtggttgttgtggcctcagttgtggtcgttgtggtttcagctgtttttgttgttgcctcagctgtggttgttgttgcctcaattgtggttgttgtgggtgactcagttgtcgtCGTTGTGGTttcagtcgtggttgttgtgggtgtctcAGTTTTGGTTTcgtcagctgtggtttttgtggcctcagtcgtggttgtcgttgcctcaattgtggttgttgtgggtgactcagttgtggttgcttcagctgtggtttttgtggcctcagtcgtggttgttgttgcctcagttgtggttgttgtgggtgactcagttgtggatgttgtggcttcagatgtcgttgttgcctcaattgtggttgttgtgggtgactcatttgtggttgttgtgacctcagttgtggtagttgtgggtgactcagttgtggtcgatgtgggtgactcagttgtggtcgttgtggtttcagctgttgttgttgttgcctcagctgtggttgttgttgcctcaattgtggttgttgtgggtgactcagttgtcgtCGTTGTGGCTTCAGTTGgggttgttgtgggtgtctcagttgtggtttcttcagctgtggtttttgtggcctcagtcgtggttgttgttgcctcagttgtggttgttgtgggtgactcagttgtggttgttgtgggtgactcagttgtggttgttgtggcctcagttgtggttgttgtgggtgactcagttgtggtttcttcagctgtggtttttgtggcctcagtcgtggttgttgttgcctcagttgtggttgttgtgggtgactcagttgtggttgttgttgcttcagctgtggttgttgtgggtgactcagttgtggttgttgtgggtgactcagttgtggttgttgtgggtgactcagttgtggttgttgtgacttcaggtgtggttgttgttgattcagctgtggttgttgttgcttcagctgtggttgttgtgggtgactcagttgtggttgttgtggcttcagttgtggttgttgtgggtaactcagttgtggtttcttcagctgtggtttttgtggcctcagtcgtggttgttgttgcctcagttgtggttgttgtgggtgaccgagttgtggttgttgtgggtgactcagttgtggttgttgtggcctcagttgtggtcgttgtgggtgactcagttgtggttttcttcagctgtggtttttgtggcctcagtcgtggttgttgttgcctcagttgtggttgttgtgggtgactcagttgtggttgttgttgcttcagctgtggttgttgtgggttcctcagttgtggttgttgtgggtgactcagttgtggtttcttcagctgtggtttttgtggcctcagtcgtggttgttgttgcctcagttgtggttgttgtgggtgactcagttgtggttgttgttgcttcagctgtggttgttgtgggtgactcagttgtggttgttgtgggtgactcagttgtggttgttgtggcctcagttgtggttgttgtggtttcagctgttgttgttgttgcctcagctgtggttgttgttgcctcaattgtggttgttgtgggtgactcagttgtcgtcgttgtggcttcagttgtggttgttgtgggtgtctcagttgtggtttcttcagctgtggtttttgtggcctcagtcgtggttgttgttgcctcagttgtggttgttgtgggtgactcagttgtggttgttgtgggtgactcagttgtggttgttgtggcctcagttgtggtcgttgtgggtgactcagttgtggtttcttcagctgtggttgttgtggcctcagctgtggttgttgttgcctcagttgtggttgttgtgggtgactcagttgtggttgttgttgcttcagctgtggttgttgtgggtgactcagttgtggttgttgtgggtgactcagttgtggttgttgtggcttcagctgtggttgttgcctcagttgttgttgttgtgggtgactcagttgtggttgttgtgacttcagctgtggttgttgtgggtgactcagttgtggttgttgtgacttcagatgtggttgttgtgaattcagctgtggttgttgtttcttcagctgtggttgttgtgggtgactcagttgtggttgttgtggcttcagctgtggttgttgtgggtgactcagttgtggtttcttcagctgtggtttttgtggcctcagtcgtggttgttgttgcctcagttgtggttgttgtgggtgactcagttttggttgttgttgcttcagctgtggttgttgtgggtgactcagttgtggtttttgtggatgattcatttgtggttgttgttggcgACTTAGTTGTGGTTTTcatttcttcagctgtggttgttgtggcctcagttgtagttgttgttgcctcagttgtggttgttgtgggtgactcagttgtggatgttgtggcttcagctgttgctgttgttgcgtCAGTTGTGACTGTTGTcgttgactcagttgtggttggtgtggcttcagctgttgttgttgtggcctctGCCGTTGtttttgttgcctcagttgtggttgttatGGTTGACTCAGTTGTGATCGTTTTGgctgactcagttgtggttgttgttgcctcaggtttggttgttgttggtgccacaaatgttgttgttgttggttcagttattatttttgttttctcagttatggttgttgtgggtgactcagttgtggtcgttgtggctccagttgttgttgttgtggcctcatttgtggttgttttgggtgactcagttgtggttgttgttgcttccactgtggttgttgtggccacATTTCTGGTTGTTTTGGGTGACttagttgtggttgttgtgggtgactcagttgtggttgttgtcgactcagttgtggttgttgtggcctcagttgtggttgttgtgggtggcttagttgtggttgttgtggcgtCAGTTTTGGTTATTGTTGTCTcagctgtggctgttgttgcATCAGTTGTGGTTATTGCTGGttcagttgttgctgttgtggtaggtgtggttgttgtggccttgTTGATGGTTGTTGTTAGTTTACTTGTAGTTGTTGCTTTAGTTCTGGTGGTTGTAGGCATCttagatgtttttgttgttggtaCAGTTTTGGGCactttagttgttgtttttttctcatgttttgtttcctttggttttttgtgttcttctctttcttcagaTGTTTTTGTGTCATGTTGTGACTGagtgtcttttgttttgtgtttttcactttgtttctctgttttggtgtttttattggACGGTTCATTTATTCTTGTTTGAGGTGATTTCTTTCCTGGTTTGAATGGCTGAGTTGTTGCCTTGTTGGTGGTTGTTGTTAGTTTACTTTTAGTTGTTGCTTTAGTTCTGATGGTTGTAGGCATCTTAGATCTTTTTGTTGTTGGTACAGTTTTGGGCgctttagttgttgtttttttctcatgttttgtttcctttgtttttttgtgttcttctctttcttcagatgtttttttgtcatgttgtgactgagtgtcttttgttttgtgtttttcactttgtatctctgttttaatgtttttactggatggttcattttttcttgtttGAGGTGATTTCTTTTTTGGTTTAAATGGCTGAGTTGTTGCCTTTGTTGTAGTTGGCTTTGGGGTTGCTTGAGCTGTTTTGATTATTTTAGGTGCTTTAGTTGTTGTGGGTTGTTGGGTTGTTCTCTTTGTTGTAGGTGCTGTAGTTGTTGTCGGTTGTTGGGTTGTTCTTTTTGTAGGTGCTTGAGTTGTTGACAGTGTTTTTATGTTCCTAGTGGTCACTAGATTTGCCTTTGTTGTAGTTGATGTTTTGGTTGCTTGAGTTGTTTTCATCATTGTTGGTGCTTTAGTTGTTGTGGGTTGTTGGGTTGTTCTTATTGTTGTAGGTGCTTGAGTTGTTGTGGGTTGTTGGGTTGTTCTTTTTGTTGTAGGTGCTTGTGTTGTTGATAGAGTTTTTATGTTACTAGTGGTCACTAAATTTGCCTTTGTTGTGGTTGGTGCTGTCGTTGCTTGAGTTGTTTTCATCACTGTAGGTGCTTGAGTTGTTGTGGGTTGATGAGTTCGTGTTGTTGATGATGATTGGGTTGTTGTGAGAGCCGCTTCGGATTCTCCCGTTTTTGCTGTAAATGTAAATCAAATCTTTTAAACAAGCATGTAAGTTTATATAGAGAACTttgcaataaataatatttaattttgatGTAACTTTGCAGTCAACAAAACCAACTTTGTTGGATTTAATTGGTATAATTTCACTTAGAGTTTAGTATTACTGAACTTACCTATTAAAATAATCAACATGGACATCCACACGGGACCCATCTTTCAATCTGTAAAGCCAATGGTCAAGTTtacaattacatttaattataatttacaAAATAGCcaaaagttaaagttaaaagaAAAAGTTAAGGAAGAATGTTCTatagagcagcagcacatttactAGTAAACTGCAAAGTAATcatttttaaagtgttttaaagttATTATTAGTAATTTTAAAGTATTTACTCTAACTGTGGTTATAGTGACTGTGTAGCTAGCAGTACTTCTTTTTTTGCATTCCATTTTGACCAGTGTCTGCCTCATTGTTTCTGTACTCAACTTGGAATAAGGATGCAAAATGTGTTCAAGCAAACAGGTATGCATTTTTTTAATCCATGTATTGGCAAACATGaaactgaaaaacacatttttgcttCATATTGTATATTGAATGTATAGTATGAATagtatattatattacattgtACAAGTTTTTACAAGTAGATTGTGTGaatgttttacacatttgttaCATCAGAATAATTTAAACATCTACGGTAGGTGACCTGCAGCTATTTTACTTGTCATAGA carries:
- the LOC114867686 gene encoding mucin-2-like, producing the protein TPTTTESTTTVTTDATTATAEATTSTTESPTTTTTEATTTTTEATTTTAEEMKTTTKSPTTTTNESSTKTTTESPTTTTAEATTTKTESPTTTTTEATTTTTEATKTTAEETTTESPTTTTAEATTTTTESPTTTTAEETTTTAEFTTTTSEVTTTTTESPTTTTAEVTTTTTESPTTTTTEATTTAEATTTTTESPTTTTTESPTTTTAEATTTTTESPTTTTTEATTTTAEATTTTAEETTTESPTTTTTEATTTTTESPTTTTTESPTTTTTEATTTTTEATKTTAEETTTETPTTTTTEATTTTTESPTTTTIEATTTTAEATTTTAETTTTTTEATTTTTESPTTTTTESPTTTTAEATTTTTESPTTTTTEATTTTTEATKTTAEETTTESPTTTTTEEPTTTTAEATTTTTESPTTTTTEATTTTTESPTTTTTEATTTTTESPTTTTTRSPTTTTTEATTTTTEATKTTAEETTTELPTTTTTEATTTTTESPTTTTAEATTTTAESTTTTPEVTTTTTESPTTTTTESPTTTTTESPTTTTAEATTTTTESPTTTTTEATTTTTEATKTTAEETTTESPTTTTTEATTTTTESPTTTTTESPTTTTTEATTTTTEATKTTAEETTTETPTTTPTEATTTTTESPTTTTIEATTTTAEATTTTAETTTTTTESPTSTTTESPTTTTTEVTTTTNESPTTTTIEATTTSEATTSTTTEATKTTAEATTTESPTTTTIEATTTTTEATKTTADETKTETPTTTTTETTTTTTESPTTTTIEATTTTAEATTKTAETTTTTTEATTTTTESPTTTTTESTTTPTEVTTTTAEATTTTTESPTATTTEVTTTTTESPKTTTIKATTTTAEATTTTTESPTTTTTEATTTTTEATRTTGEETTTETPTTTTTEATTTTTESPTTTTIEATTTTAEATTTTAETTTTTTEATTTTTESPTTTTTESPTTTTTEATKTTTEATKTTAEETTTETPTTTTIEATTTAEATTTTTESPTTTTTEVTTTTTESPTTTTPEATTTTAEATTTTTESPTTTTTEATTTTAEATKTTGEETTTETPTTTTTEATTTTTESPTTTTIEATTTTAEATTTTAETTTTTTEATTTTTESPTTTTTESPTTTTTEATTTTTEATKTTAEETTTETPTTTTTEATTTTTESPTTTTIEATTTTAEATTTTAETTTTTTEATTTTTESPTTTTTESPTTTTAEATTTTTESPTTTTTEATTTTTEATKTTGEETTTETPTTTTTEATTTTTESPTTTTIEATTTTAEATTTTAETTTTTTEATNNHN